The genomic DNA ATGCAgcctgttgtgtgttttaagaatacagtactgtacattCGTCAAATACGATATAGACTACGCTGAGCTAGTCctataaagaaaatttttacgAAACAAATGTCAGTTATCAACAAATCAGTTATCTGCATATCCAGTACTCGTTGGTTTTTGTGTATAACCTTCTAACTTATGATTGTCGgagagaaaaaattgaaatcttgtgcgttaaaaaaacttttatgtATTTAGTCTGAAACTaaattaacatatatatatatttaaaaagataAGAATAATCTATCCGTAATGGGTAACAACAAGTCAGTACCGGATCTCGTGATAGACGGTGATGTCATCAACGCTATGTGCAGCGATAATCCGGACGTGAAATGCATTTTGATTGAACCAGAAGATGTCATCGAAATTCAAATAAAGTCAACAGTGAAGGGAGACGATCTAAATAACGTCTGTAAAATAATCCGCATAACCCGAAACCTGCGGAGGCTCATCATGCCAAAAATTTTACCTATTGCGCAATCGCTCAACAAAGTTCTGGATGCTATTCTCGAACGCCGTTGGTACGCTACCCCGGTAAGTACGATTTTTTACGACGTCAAACGTAGTTATATGACTGTGTGAATTGGGGCGCTAGACGGGGTGgcagtattttgaaaatgaaaataaaaacaaagcaaATAAAAACAGCCACCGATGTCTAACAATATCTTAAAGAATCTCTCCGCAGACTTGCTTTGCTGTACTGTTAAGTTATCCAAGCTATACAAAATGCGCATTTTCATCTCGGTTGATTCATTTGATGGAAGGATTATTGGTAGTAAGCCAGAAAACGTCCAgtttttcagtaaattgttcaaGAATAGTAAAAAATTGTCTTGGTAAAGTTGTAAAAATTTATGTCTCGCCGCAAAATTGCagttaaaaaaatgttgataattTCGTGTAggacaattttatttatttatttatcatggTCTAAATCTGCCTTGTAGGCCCAGTATCGCGGATAGTAAACTTAAATGCCGATCCAAAAAAATGTATCTCTGCTGTCAGCCAATGTCTTCCTAGTTAAGATACCCGTAAACCTACTAGCATAATCCTTTATCCTAAAAATTCACGTTTTAGATTCGTTATATCGATTTGAGTGCCAGTATTGATGTAGATGCAGCAGCAGCCCGAAAATTACGTCGCATTCTGGAAAATCCTGGCGTCAGAAATCTCATTCTGAAAGACTGCGATATGAATGCTGGAGCTttatcagaaatatttgaagGATATCGTACAGGCGTAATTGGACGGGTAGGTCATACCAACGTCATGACGTTGGGTTGCATAATGTATCTTTCTTGTAGCTAAAATTTGTAATTCACTCAACTTAAAACTGTACTTGGATGTCATAATACATAAACTCAACATTTTGGCCTAGTTTCACGGCGATGCAGGgagtatttcaatgaaaatacaaaaaaaaaaagatttaaaactagcccttgttttaaaacagacTGTTTTTtcgaattgataaaaaacaaaaccctagtAGTTTGATTTTAACATAATGCTTTTTTATACCTTGCTACAGGAATTGGACGTGAGCGGTTATGAATTATCTCCGAAAATGGTTCTTTACAATCAGGATGTTCTATTCTGCGGCCAAGTGAAATGGACAAGATGGAGTATGTATTCCCATTATGCCTTATATACTGGCAAATATTTTGTTGCCAATAACTGACGACTTTCAATGGGGGCCGTGGCTATTACTACAAGATACGCAGACttttaatttaatgtttatacagataaattatataacaatataatataCTTTATGTTACACACCTTGCCATGAACCGGTTCTAGGGAAATTCGCCATAGCAAAtctcgccgcaggaaatttcaTCGCATAGTAAAaccgccgcaagagcatttttctgtaaaacatgtttttgaagtaccttattatttaaaaaagattcgttatttaagagcataccctaaccctaCGACGAGATTTCCTGCGGCAAATTTTCCGTATACGCCATGGACCCGCCTCGCCTATTGGCAAATTAACACTCCTGTGACGGTCCCGGCAATCACCATTtatattgaatttgttttttggCGATACATACGGCTCATAATTTCTCTTATCCCGATTGAATGAATATGAGGCAAGTGCCATTACTTGTTATACAAGTAAACACACGCGATCGAACAAAATGCATGGTATTTTTGCAACTCATTACgtcattaaattatttttcttttttgcattGAAGTGGGGAAAGGCACCGGCAGCGGCGAAGCTCTAGAACTCAACAACTTTCCTCCAGCCTACGAAAACTAAGACACCAATTGGTCATAAAAGAGAAAAAAAgtgtatataaataataaactgactgaaccagtggttcttgaactttttgagccgcACCCCCTTTGTCAATTCTTGCGCTCCACCTCTAAAATAACTAGCTAAAAATAAGctaaaaataacagatagtagggcaaaagtatgtttatttaaaaaacacgTTTGAAATGCGTGGATGAAATGTAAATAATGacataaatgaaaaattttagaaCCAAGCAAAATTCTAAAATAAGGTGGGCAGTTttacgccccctcaaaaattgtctttgCGGGGTGCTCCCCACTCTTTGAGAACGACTGGCCTAAAATCTAAATATACTGAAACTGGGTCTGTGAGATGAATGTTTCCAAGAATCACAAAGAAGTGTCGAATGAGAACTTGGCCAATTAACATGAAGTCGTGTATTTTACCGTGGATTTTCCATAAACATATATGTACAACATATATGTACAtacaattgtcatgggttcaaatgtacgtgggttcagatgtaatggaaccactaattagaggtgcggtgacgagcgtattccaaaCGCTTAGCGCGATACCACCGATCTTCCATAAAATTCAATAACAAATGTACCTAACCCATTGTCTCATCAACAATCGGTGAACTGACAGATTGTAACGAGATTGCAAACGCAGAGTGATATATAGTGCAGTATACGCTTCATACGGCTCCGCGCCATCATGTACGCCACAGGTAGAACCACTGTAACatttacggcgctccagaagtgtgtgcatcaaaatatggaggtaactaattttgttggcctaTTTTACACCAAGTAGTATAAAGGGTCTGAAACCTATGAACAggatgtatattcacttggctaacacggtccccgaactcgcaatagaactaaaataaagaaaatcggaataaagttatggcctaaccctaacctggtacacacactacgggagtaccacatTTTTGATATCCTACGTTGTTGTAgagatttttttctttaataaattATCATAAATTTTCATCGCTCATCAAATTGCATGATCAGATTATAATTTGACGTACATCtaagccatatatatatatatatattgtaaccagataaaaattttattcccTTTCAGAAGGCTGACaggcaatataaaaaatattaagaagACGAAAATGAATTCCACAACAAATAACTCGGGAACAGAACCCGAAGATTTGGTGCTGAAAAGCGGCAACTTGGCAATTTGGtcgctgaaaatttcaatttcagccGGATATTTAATAGCTATGACCTACATTATGATAATGATGATTATTGAAATGTACGTGAACGGAGTTGGCATAGGCAGGAATAAAAGTATTGGCAAACGTATTGGCGGATTGATAAAAGTAACACGATTAACTTTGGCCATTATTTGCAACCTTAAATTTCTGACTGGTTCGCTATTGAGAGTCATAGTCGATGTTTACCATCCAGAATACTGTCATATCCTCTTTAGCTGGACCATTTTCTCAACTTTCCTTGCACTTTTTATCAGCTATTTGACTGTATGGCTGAGACATCGAGTAATCTATAACATTCCTGCGATCAAACATTTGACCAATTACATTACACGCATCGTGAGCATATTGGTGATATTCCTAGCTGCGACTATCCAAATCGGTGATGGCTCAATCGTTATTATTAGTTACCGAATCAAAGTTACACAACACGGATGCCTTGCGGTAGGATCAAAAATACCAATGCAAATTCCGTGGCTGATATTCGGCGTTTCGTCTGTTGTAATGCAATTCATGATGCTGGGATTGTTCATTTATCCATTGCAGCGTCATCAGAGAGACATCGGTGGTGACGGAGTCGATGATTTAACTCCGGTACTTAAAAGGGCATTGTACACAACTGTGGTATGCTGTGCAAGTGATACTGCTGCTTCTATTTTAGTTATCATTGTTGGAAATTCCATTGCAAGTATAAGTATGGAGACTACATTATTTATTAACTTATTGATGATTCTGGTTTGCTTTCCCGAGTGGAAAACAACACTCTTTCCCTGCATTACTATGACATCTGAAGTAAATTAAATGGCGaccagaagtgtgtgcaccaatatggaagtaactaattttcaCGAAGATGAAGTAGAAATGTTTATTAGCTGactgcattttattttatttgatgagcgctagatgcttccagtcactACTTTCCGTTCTTTTCATATTGGCCTTTGCTACTGCCTTTTTGGATGCGTCCCTTGCAAATAAGCTTTGCCTACCCCTGCTCTAGTGGCTTATATCTATCTCTCTTTCCGAATTgtgtttttgaatttatttttagtggTGCTCTATTTTCTCTGccatattattttttcttttaattgTGTTGTCCCTTTCGTTCAacgattattttgtttcattgtgaTATAACAATCAGTACTTGTGAGCGAATAGTTGTTTTGTGAGGACAATGTCAAGATCTTCTTGGATAGCAAGTAGCTAGATTAGCATCTGCATCTCAGAGGAATTGTTCGAATTTGTCTGGTCGTGGATTTGGCATTCATGATATTTGCCTGCCATGAAACTAGTTCCGGCGGCTGTTATTACAATCAAAAAATGCTTGAATGggtcaataaatatttttgtagtaGTTTACAGCGACTGTTGGGCGCAGTATGCTAAGCGTTGGGATTACGCTCGCCACCGTGCCGTGGTcggccatatgattaagccgtcttatcgactttcctctcatAATAAGAATAAATCCGTGACAAAAGTCAGTGAGGCAACATTAGTTTCAGGCAGCGAGTTTCCAATGACAATAAAACGTAACTACAAAGTTTAAGTAAGATAATTTGACACGAAATTGCGATGTGGATCATTTTGCTGACCAAGGATTTGTTAGTCTTGTTGTTGGGCGACtgtcaaatttttcttttctacGTTATGAAAGAAGGACCCAATCAATTTATGTTCGCTGTACTCACCGCTATCCTTGGTTTTACGAACTCGGTACTCACCCACAAGTTAATAATTATTTGACGCAAACAAACACAATGCAGAAAGTAACATTTGATCTACACGCTCCGCTTGTGATGTAACGAAATTTCGACATCATTTCATTTGGTTATCTAGACGGGAAAGCTATAAAGTTGGATTTACTTCTAGGATTAAATAGTCAGTCTTTCAGTTTGACTTATTAGtatattatagtatatatgtgACGAGTTGGTCAATAACATTTAAGCTGTTACATTGCAATGCAGTGTTTACTTTTTGCAGTTTGTTTCATCATCAGTATACAGTCTTTTATTTCGATAAACGTCAATACAGTATATACGACGAGTCAGATCAACAATACGGTAGCTTTCAGTTTACCGTGCGGAACTAAAATAACAAGAGTTATGCAGTCGTGGGGGCGAAGGCAGCCATTTATTTTATAGTATAATATTTGTGAATTTTCTGGTAGTCGGAGTCCAAATTTCTAATTCTTAGGCtttaaataatttcattgtGTGTAGGTTAAAATATTAAACAGGTGCATAAATACATTATATATCTTATTGAAATGGGTAGCAAAAATTCGGTGATAGACGGTGACGTCATCAGCGCAATGTGCAGCGATAACCCCGAGTTGAAATGCATTGTGGTTGAACCAAATGATGTCACAGAAATTCAGATAAGCAATGCAGTGAAGGAAAAAGATCTCGAAAACATCTGCAAAATAATCAAAACAGCAGGAAATCTGCAGAAGCTCACCATGCCAAAAATGTTACCCGTTGCGGAATACCTCAACCTCGTTCTGGATGCTATTCTCGCACGCTTCGGAAATCCAGTAAGTGTGGTGTTTAACATTGTTTCGTAGTTATTTGACGTTTATGATTTACCCTATATAGCTAACGCGCAAGCTAAGCGACAATATTTTGAACGTCACATTCATTCACATTTAATATTCGCATTTAGATTAGTTCCATCGATTTGAGCGGGAGTACCGACATAGATGCCGATGCAGCCCAAAAACTTCGTCGTGTTTTGAAAAATCCTGGCGTCAAACATCTCAATCTGGAAGACTGCAATATGAATGCCGAAgctttatcaaaattatttgaaggATATCGCGAAGGCGGTATTGGACGGGTAGGTTGGCACTTGGCAGGGAAAACTGCTATCTATATTGTAATACCGAGAAAAAGTGAAGTATATATAGCGGATATGTATAAAGTATCatcccctcccccccccccctgaatTAAATTCAAATGGTATGACTTATTCATAGTAATACATGCACAACTGCAATATGTGACTATTTCCATATGCAGGGgcttttattttatatcaatcGCCCggataaagtttttattttttggcgtTTGAAACATTGGTTGAACTATATCGTTGTCGCTAGGTGTTGTTTAGTTTTATCAACTCTTCCTACATGACTTGGACGTGAGAGGCAGCAAAATATCGCCGAAGGTGGTTTTATACAATCAGGATGTTCTATTCTGCGGCCAAGTGAAATGGACGAGATGGAGTAAGTATTATTATAATGCCTTATATACGGGCAAATATTTTGTTGCCCGTAACCAGGGCCTAGTATGTGCCCCAGCTTTCCATTTTGGTGGGGTATTTCGAAATTGAGATGGTGGTAAATATTCTACTATTAGCAATAAAACTATTTATGATTCCTAAAAAatatgtgttatgtatttggtAGACGATCTACACCCGTGGTCgtcaaactacggcccgcgggacagatccggcccgcgaaacaatataatccggcccgcgacgcttcactgaattatattaacaaaacaactgtattgacgattatattgtttacgtaacagaatttgttttgagtttttactttctaaaaatatgtgcgacccGCTAATGACTTGCCACcttcaattttggcccgcgaacgacaaaagtttgccgacccctgatctactacactgataaatatgccatagtatatatatttgaatacaattatacttaaGTTAGGAATGACAGTGTGGCATCACCcctcaaaattgaaatttcaggTGGGGGATTGGGTATTCGTACCCTATGGGTGAGTGTAAGGTAATCAATGCCAGAGCCGACGATCTGAGACCCATGGTTATGCCAGTTTTGAGAGATCTATTTTATAATGACGTCATACGGCTCCATTGAATTCATTGTGATGTCTTGGTGAACTTTcagaaaataattaaatagatAAATAGTGACAAATGCCAAATTTTAGCTACAGGCAAGATACGTACACTAATCAAACAACTAGActggacaaaaaaattaaacgcTCTACTAAAATACCACATGCGCCAGAAAACTCGACGTCACAATACCAGTTTTTAGTCCCGAAGGGGATGGGGCATGTcccaattaaaaataaatgaaacattacgaagaaataaatcatttttgaaatgaacGGGTCTGCAAAACAAGGGAATCCGAAAATAGTATAAATCGTAGTAATTcagtttaatttaattttggaaCATCCGTGGGCTTTTAAAATGGGTTTAATCCAATTTATTACCTAATATACTTGATTAATTGGCACACGTATCTTACCTGTAACCGAAATTTGTCATTCCATggtgatataaaaaatatatattcatgacGTCATAATCTATTTTAGAAGTTGGTATTATTTATGACCCCGAATCAAAGTTTACAAAAGCTGGGGAGGGCCTCATGAGGGATAAGGCCCAGGGCCTATATGCGTCTCTATCAGGCTCGACATATTGCACAATTACCTGGTTAGCTATACTCAGACGTACCTGGCTAGAAAAAAAATAGCCAGTTTCTCCAAGTGAGGGAGGGGTATTATCGGTATAAAACTGTATAAACCTCCACGCAGCTTTTCAtagtttaatttaatatttttttcttctttgcATTGCAGTGGGGGAAAATTCCGGGAGCAGCGAAATTATAGAACTCGGTGAAAACTAAGACATTGATTGGCCGTAAAAGAGAAGAAAAGTGTATATAAAAAACTgactaaaacagtggttctcaaacttttttaagtCGCGccccttttttaaaatttggttcgcaacccacctcaaaaataattatttaacaataagctacaaataacagatagtaacgCAAAAGtacgttttattcaaaatatacgttgatggaatgtaaataatgaaataaataaaaagttttaaaaacagataAAATTCTAAAATAAGTCGAGCAGCTTCACGCgccttcaaaaaattgtctacgaacataaaattatatttgtggggcgcgccccaccgttCGAATGTAAACCCACTGAAATTGGGTCTGTAAGATActatcaaattaattttaaataaaattctctGAATATTTCCAAGAATTTAAAAGTTTTTAATGAGAACTTGTTAACATAAAGTCGTGTATTTTACCGTGAATTTTCATATACATAACTTTTTCAGTATTATTttactaataaaaaatatatatatatgcaaatattACATCTTCTATTAGCTGTATATAAATAAACGCAATATACTATGGTATCAAAACGTTTGCAACCGAGTTGCAATTCAGGTCATAATACTCTACTGCTGAAACTGCTGTTTTTCATAGAGAGCGATactcgaatatatggacacgaagtccaaAACGACGTGGtgcgggtatgcaatctgtcacagtagaccagtggttcccaacctttctaccctggcggaccggtaaaattgaataaaatgtactcgcgtaccggcaaaaaattaaaatgaatggAACATgatataataacatatattttcgTAATAAATGCATGGAAGGGCACTCACTATGTTTCTAGGTAAAAAGGCACACAGAAAACTTAACACGAAAAAAatactatcaaataatgtgccagccaaaaattgaaaccggtggaacataaataaaaaataacgtaatatatttgcgttataaaaTGTAGTATTGGGCACTCATTATGCGCAAAAAAGACACACCAAAAACATCTAAAATAAAACAGATGTAGCTAcctgccaaatcatgtacaaacacaatcaactttagtgagaattttgctgctgtttcgtttctaATATAAGATTCAAACGAGGaatcaaagaagtttctgctACACGTAGCTCTGAAGCGGTGTCCAGTCGATATCTTTGCTTCGTTTTGATTAAAACTAAGGATGAAAAAGCATCAGTAgctggttgaaaatacggacaacagtttgattgctcgatcacttagcgatgggtattcgttataaAGAGATACCCAGAATTGTGCCAATGTTTactttttaaatctggactttaaagtagaatcacaacaTAGTTCAAGCAAACTTTCTTTTTCATCGGGTTTAAGGTTACATGTGTTCACATCTTTGTAAAACGGATTGTTGGTCTAAAGATTTCCTTGTCGTGAATCCTCATTCTGCGGGAAATAATGATCAAAACTGTTCCCCAATTCTTTCAAGTGTTGACTAACAATAACTCCTTATTGTTAACATCAACACTTGACATATATATAACCATTTAAAGTTAGGAACATGACTATATTTTCTTCGAGCACATAACTATTCCACATAGCCAGCTTCTTCTTGAATGCATCAGTCTTATTTCTTAGCACAAATATATTAGTGCAAGCGTTTTGTAGGGATGTATTGAGTTCATTCAAGCGACCGAATATATCAGCCAGATAAGCAAGCTT from Styela clava chromosome 12, kaStyClav1.hap1.2, whole genome shotgun sequence includes the following:
- the LOC120330306 gene encoding uncharacterized protein LOC120330306, encoding MGNNKSVPDLVIDGDVINAMCSDNPDVKCILIEPEDVIEIQIKSTVKGDDLNNVCKIIRITRNLRRLIMPKILPIAQSLNKVLDAILERRWYATPIRYIDLSASIDVDAAAARKLRRILENPGVRNLILKDCDMNAGALSEIFEGYRTGVIGRELDVSGYELSPKMVLYNQDVLFCGQVKWTRWMGKGTGSGEALELNNFPPAYEN
- the LOC120329812 gene encoding uncharacterized protein LOC120329812, with product MGSKNSVIDGDVISAMCSDNPELKCIVVEPNDVTEIQISNAVKEKDLENICKIIKTAGNLQKLTMPKMLPVAEYLNLVLDAILARFGNPISSIDLSGSTDIDADAAQKLRRVLKNPGVKHLNLEDCNMNAEALSKLFEGYREGGIGRVLFSFINSSYMTWT